In one Balneolales bacterium ANBcel1 genomic region, the following are encoded:
- the metX gene encoding homoserine O-acetyltransferase, with amino-acid sequence MSHHPDSIICKDPEPFVTEAGFTFPELEIAYNTWGTPNADMSNVVVVFHALTGHASADKWLTGFFGKGRLLDPDEHYIICSNVLGSCYGTTGPLTINPKTGKRYGGDFPVVTIRDMVRVQQRLLDHLGVSRIRFAIGASMGGMQALEFGIMDSRPEQLVLIAMGKDHSAWAIGVGEAQRKALTSDPKWRDGHYPPEDPPADGLAAARMMGMITYRSAKSFGKRFGRNQQQDKPCFQVESYLNYQGYKLVERFDAVTYHRLTVAMDSHDVSRSRGSFEEVLGNVEIPVLVIGISSDVLYPVDEQKELAALLANGRYAELESENGHDAFLIEFEEIQNLVKSHFPELSRKYHLSLT; translated from the coding sequence ATGTCCCATCATCCCGATTCCATCATCTGCAAGGACCCTGAACCGTTTGTAACCGAAGCCGGTTTCACTTTTCCGGAACTCGAAATCGCATACAACACCTGGGGTACTCCGAATGCGGATATGAGTAATGTCGTGGTGGTCTTCCACGCCCTTACCGGCCATGCTTCGGCCGATAAATGGCTGACCGGATTTTTCGGCAAGGGCCGGCTGCTGGACCCCGACGAGCATTATATCATCTGCAGCAACGTGCTGGGCAGCTGCTACGGAACTACCGGTCCGTTGACCATAAACCCGAAGACCGGAAAGCGTTATGGCGGGGATTTCCCCGTCGTAACCATCCGCGACATGGTTCGGGTGCAGCAGCGGCTTCTGGATCATCTCGGTGTGAGCAGAATCCGGTTCGCAATCGGAGCGTCCATGGGGGGAATGCAGGCCCTGGAATTCGGGATCATGGACAGCCGGCCGGAGCAGCTTGTGCTCATCGCCATGGGAAAGGATCATTCGGCCTGGGCCATCGGGGTCGGCGAAGCACAGCGCAAAGCGCTCACCAGCGACCCGAAATGGAGAGACGGGCACTATCCGCCGGAGGATCCTCCGGCCGACGGACTCGCGGCCGCCCGCATGATGGGCATGATTACCTACCGCAGCGCCAAATCGTTCGGAAAACGATTCGGCAGAAACCAGCAGCAGGACAAACCGTGCTTCCAGGTGGAATCCTACCTGAACTACCAGGGCTACAAACTGGTCGAGCGGTTCGATGCGGTTACCTACCATCGGCTTACAGTGGCCATGGACAGCCACGATGTGTCCCGTAGCCGCGGTTCGTTTGAAGAGGTGCTCGGAAATGTTGAAATTCCCGTACTGGTTATCGGAATCAGCTCGGATGTGCTGTACCCGGTAGACGAACAGAAAGAACTTGCCGCACTCCTGGCAAACGGTCGCTATGCCGAACTGGAGTCCGAAAACGGCCACGACGCTTTTCTTATTGAGTTTGAAGAAATTCAAAATCTTGTTAAATCTCATTTCCCGGAATTGTCTCGCAAATATCATTTATCCCTGACCTGA
- a CDS encoding O-acetylhomoserine aminocarboxypropyltransferase/cysteine synthase, producing MSDNKPAYRFETLQLHAGQEKDPATNARAVPIYQTTSYVFDSSEHAASLFGLKEFGNIYSRIMNPTNDVFEKRIAALEGGVAAVATSSGQAAQFLTIITIAQAGDNIISTSNLYGGTYNQFKVSLPRLGIDVKFVEEDDPAAFEKRIDDKTKAIYVESLGNPKSNVPDLEGLAKVAEKHGIPLIVDNTFGAAGAIARPIDFGANIVVSSATKWIGGHGTSIGGVLVDAGNFNWGNGKFPLFDQPSPGYHGLNFWEVFGEDGPFGNIAFAIRARVEGLRDFGPSQSPFNSFLLLQGIETLSLRVERHCENALKLAQWLDQNDNVEWVSYAGLPGHKYHEPAKKYLNEGKFGAVLTFGIKGGYEAGRKFIDSTVLASHLANVGDAKTLVIHPASTTHQQLSDEEQRSSGVTEELVRVSVGLEHIDDIIQDFEQAFAKST from the coding sequence ATGAGCGACAACAAACCAGCATATCGATTCGAAACACTTCAGCTGCACGCAGGCCAGGAAAAAGATCCGGCCACCAATGCGCGGGCCGTACCGATCTATCAGACAACCTCCTACGTATTCGACAGTTCGGAGCACGCCGCTTCGCTTTTCGGACTCAAAGAGTTCGGCAACATCTACTCGCGGATCATGAATCCGACGAACGATGTGTTTGAAAAGCGGATCGCCGCACTGGAAGGCGGCGTTGCCGCAGTGGCCACCTCCTCGGGGCAGGCCGCCCAGTTCCTGACCATCATCACCATCGCCCAGGCCGGCGATAACATCATCTCCACGAGTAATTTGTACGGCGGTACCTACAACCAGTTCAAAGTGTCGCTTCCGAGGCTCGGCATCGATGTGAAATTTGTGGAGGAGGACGACCCGGCCGCATTTGAAAAACGGATCGACGACAAGACCAAAGCGATTTATGTCGAATCCCTCGGCAATCCCAAATCGAATGTGCCCGATCTTGAAGGACTGGCCAAAGTCGCCGAAAAACACGGAATACCGCTTATTGTGGATAATACCTTTGGAGCGGCCGGTGCCATCGCCCGCCCGATCGATTTCGGTGCCAACATCGTGGTCTCATCCGCAACCAAATGGATAGGCGGACATGGCACATCCATCGGCGGTGTTCTGGTGGATGCAGGCAATTTCAATTGGGGCAATGGCAAATTTCCACTGTTCGACCAACCCTCACCCGGCTATCACGGACTCAATTTCTGGGAAGTGTTTGGTGAAGACGGCCCGTTCGGCAATATCGCGTTTGCCATCCGCGCGCGAGTGGAAGGACTGCGGGACTTTGGTCCGTCGCAATCTCCGTTTAACAGCTTTTTACTGCTTCAGGGTATCGAAACTCTTTCGCTGCGTGTGGAACGGCATTGCGAAAACGCTCTCAAGCTGGCACAATGGCTGGATCAAAATGACAATGTGGAGTGGGTCAGCTACGCCGGACTGCCCGGTCATAAGTATCACGAGCCGGCGAAAAAATATTTGAACGAAGGCAAGTTCGGCGCGGTTCTGACCTTTGGCATTAAAGGCGGCTACGAGGCGGGCAGGAAGTTCATCGACAGCACTGTTCTGGCCAGCCATCTTGCCAATGTCGGAGATGCCAAAACACTGGTGATCCACCCCGCATCCACAACACACCAGCAGCTCTCCGATGAAGAACAGCGTTCCAGCGGAGTAACGGAAGAGCTTGTGCGTGTGTCAGTTGGCCTGGAGCATATCGACGACATCATCCAGGACTTTGAACAGGCGTTTGCAAAATCGACTTGA
- the thrA gene encoding bifunctional aspartate kinase/homoserine dehydrogenase I: MLRIVKFGGTSLYDVHRIRNAVTIVNEQKKTAEIAVVVSALGGVTDELLSLMQLAVNSGGAWRERFGSLRKRHLETYEALDPERASGLYEAIRALLDELEGELIDLEQQPAVTGRISDSIVSYGERLSSRIFSAALIAAGQSSQAFDTHKLVRTNNRFGDADVDTITTLHLIREAMHPIEGQVPVITGFIGSTTDKEITTLGRSGSDYTASLFGEALDAQEVQIWTDVNGVLTADPDIVPTAVTIPQLHYSEIAEMSHFGAKVLHPRTVLPLQARNIPILIKNTMNPENNGTVITRDYRETPGRLRSVSLKKNIVAIALRSRGLDRIHEMSYRALKALDHHDISILFHAAASSDYGITVVVHVHQAEDARSALLDEFETEYGTGLIDTPHILDNVSMVTVIGEKLERDLGISGAVLSVLGENGIAPLGMAKGLANRHLSLLLKNGEAEMAVRLLNDHFCIHTHRVRLFIAGMGAIGGKVLDILHGLEDPKVDLSIIGACNSRKMAWNPLGIPAARVPDRVEEGQPTDWEFIVDHLIKEYPYRSVFVDATGNAEVARMYPRLLRNGIHVVTPSKRANSFEQEFFDELLSYTVNKRTHYLYETTVGAGLPVIQTLKDLMRSGDEIISISGVVSGTMTFLFSKLEEGIPFDEVVRTARKTGISEPDPRDDLSGEDVARKFLILARTIGLRFEREDIEVENLIPDALKSIPQDQFFERLEEQNEAWKVRVDQARERGEVLRYTGHLEEGVVKVGIASVPKSSALGTLSDTNNLISIRTRRYYDNPLIIQGPGAGKEVTAAGVLGDIQKISRRLLK, encoded by the coding sequence ATGCTGCGTATTGTTAAGTTCGGAGGGACGTCCCTGTATGATGTCCATCGCATCCGGAATGCTGTAACTATTGTAAACGAGCAGAAGAAAACGGCGGAAATAGCAGTTGTGGTCTCTGCTCTCGGCGGCGTCACCGACGAGCTTTTGTCCCTGATGCAGCTGGCCGTCAATTCCGGGGGTGCCTGGCGGGAACGGTTTGGGTCACTTCGAAAACGCCATCTGGAAACCTATGAGGCACTGGATCCGGAACGCGCATCGGGTCTGTACGAGGCCATCCGTGCTTTGCTGGATGAGCTGGAGGGGGAGTTGATCGATCTGGAACAGCAGCCGGCGGTAACCGGCCGAATCAGCGACAGCATTGTCTCCTACGGCGAACGCCTCTCTTCCCGGATTTTTTCCGCGGCACTGATCGCTGCCGGCCAGTCGTCGCAGGCGTTCGATACGCACAAGCTGGTGCGTACCAACAACCGCTTCGGGGATGCCGACGTGGATACCATCACCACCTTGCACCTGATCCGCGAGGCGATGCACCCGATTGAGGGGCAGGTCCCGGTGATTACCGGATTTATCGGATCAACCACAGACAAGGAGATCACCACACTGGGCCGCTCCGGTTCCGACTATACCGCCAGCCTGTTCGGCGAAGCGCTTGACGCGCAGGAGGTCCAGATCTGGACCGATGTGAACGGCGTGCTTACCGCCGATCCCGATATCGTGCCGACCGCCGTCACTATCCCACAGCTCCACTACTCGGAAATCGCGGAAATGTCCCATTTCGGAGCCAAGGTGCTCCACCCGCGCACCGTGCTACCGCTTCAGGCGCGCAACATTCCGATCCTGATCAAGAATACGATGAACCCGGAGAATAACGGGACGGTCATAACCAGGGACTACCGGGAAACGCCGGGCCGCCTTCGCTCCGTATCGCTGAAGAAGAACATTGTTGCCATTGCGCTGCGCAGCCGCGGACTCGATCGCATCCATGAGATGAGCTACCGGGCTCTCAAGGCGCTGGATCACCACGATATTTCGATCCTGTTTCATGCCGCCGCATCCTCCGATTACGGCATCACGGTGGTGGTGCATGTCCATCAGGCCGAGGATGCGCGCTCGGCCCTTCTCGACGAGTTTGAAACCGAGTATGGCACCGGCCTCATCGACACGCCACACATTTTGGACAACGTTTCCATGGTCACGGTAATCGGTGAAAAACTGGAGCGTGACCTGGGTATCAGCGGTGCGGTTTTGTCGGTGCTGGGCGAGAATGGTATCGCCCCGCTTGGTATGGCGAAAGGCCTGGCCAACCGCCACCTGAGCCTGCTGCTGAAAAACGGGGAAGCGGAAATGGCGGTTCGCCTGCTCAATGACCATTTCTGCATCCATACACACCGGGTCCGCCTGTTTATCGCCGGCATGGGAGCCATCGGCGGCAAGGTACTCGATATTCTGCACGGGCTGGAAGACCCCAAAGTCGATCTGAGCATCATCGGCGCCTGCAATTCTCGGAAGATGGCCTGGAACCCGCTGGGCATCCCTGCGGCCAGGGTGCCTGACCGGGTGGAGGAGGGGCAGCCCACCGACTGGGAGTTTATCGTGGATCACCTCATCAAGGAGTATCCCTACCGGTCGGTTTTTGTGGATGCCACCGGAAATGCTGAGGTCGCCCGGATGTATCCCCGGCTGCTGAGGAACGGCATCCATGTGGTGACCCCGAGTAAGCGGGCCAACAGTTTCGAGCAGGAGTTTTTTGACGAGCTGCTCAGCTACACGGTGAACAAACGCACCCACTATCTCTACGAAACAACCGTGGGAGCCGGACTGCCGGTCATACAGACTCTCAAGGACCTGATGCGCAGCGGGGATGAAATCATCAGCATATCCGGAGTTGTCTCCGGAACCATGACCTTCCTTTTCAGCAAGCTGGAGGAAGGGATTCCGTTTGACGAAGTGGTGCGCACGGCCAGGAAAACCGGAATTTCGGAGCCCGACCCCAGGGACGACCTCTCTGGTGAGGATGTGGCCCGCAAATTCCTGATCCTTGCCCGAACCATCGGCCTGAGGTTTGAACGAGAGGACATCGAAGTCGAAAACCTGATTCCGGACGCGCTGAAATCCATCCCCCAGGATCAGTTTTTCGAACGGCTGGAGGAGCAAAACGAGGCCTGGAAAGTACGGGTGGATCAGGCCCGCGAGCGTGGGGAAGTGCTGCGCTATACCGGACATCTTGAGGAGGGAGTTGTAAAAGTGGGGATCGCCTCGGTGCCCAAATCGTCAGCGTTGGGCACCCTTTCGGATACCAACAACCTGATTTCCATCCGAACCAGGAGATATTACGATAATCCGCTCATCATTCAGGGTCCCGGAGCCGGCAAGGAAGTAACCGCCGCCGGTGTGCTTGGAGATATCCAGAAAATCAGCCGCCGCCTGCTGAAATAG